The following is a genomic window from Novipirellula aureliae.
TAAGCCTCTTGGAATGTGGGCATGACAGCACCTTCGGCGTGCAAACATTGGACATAGCCACTCCTACCGATCAAGTACAACCGGTTGGTCATCGTGTTTATCAAAATGCGACTGGGTTGCAACCCGGCCATGGTGGCGATTCGCTGGCCCGTTTCAAGATCGATAACAACCAAAGATCCGGTTAACGAAGATGCAAACACTTTGCCATTGATCATGCCGATCAATTTATCGACACTGGTTGCCGGATGTTCCCATTTGGAATCTCCCGTTTCCATATCGAGGGACAAAAGGTTCCCAAACGCAGAGTGAATCAAAACTTGTTTGCCCGCGATGATTGGTGTCTCGTAGAATGGTTCTCCGTAGGGTTTGCTCCACATGACCTCGCCGCTACGAGTGCCGCGTACCCCATAGATTTGGCCAGCTTCCGATCCGAAATAGAATCGATCACCGCTTGCGGCCGCGACTCGTCCGCTTACGATGCCATCGGTTTTTAGGCGAAATAGAAGGGATGGGTTTCCCGACGCTTCCATACAATAGAAATACTCGCGATCGGTCGTCCATGCTAACTTGTTGGATTGAGGAGCCCGTGTAGGGATGGCCAAAGCTTGGCCAATGACGGTTTCGCGGAATGGAACTCGATCGGGTTCCGACAACGAATAAGCTTCGATCCCATTTTGGATCGTGGCAAAGATCGAATAATCTCCCACTTGAAGAGCGCCGTAAATCGGCATATTGGCGACGGGAACCGATGCGATCGTTTCGCCATTGGCGGCGTCCAATTCGATGACGTTGCCACCATTGATGACCGTTGCATACTTGTCTCCCACGCCCATTCCGAGGTACTTGTAACGGCGTTCGCCAACGCGAACCATCCAAACGACTTCGCCCGTTTCTGCGTCTCGAGATTCAACCGTTCCATCGTCGGCAAGCGTATAAAGCCGAATGATGGGAACTTGGCTTGAAGCGATCTTCGCTTCGATACCACGTCGTTTGAATCGCCGAACCTCGTTTCTTGCCAGTCGCTCGGCTTCCTCTTTACCAATCTCGTTTCCGCTTGAATCCACGCGGTCGGTCGGAATTCGCAACAAGACGTTTTCTTCATCGTCGGCACGAACGACTTCAATGTACTCGCGGACCAAGTTATTGTGAACGTACAGCTTTTGATCCACGATCGATGACGCGCCGGCAGGCAAAGTGATTTGTCGCTGCCAAGCTTCGACCAATCCTAGTCGCGACGCTTGGTGGACCGTCAAGAAGTCGATCGCTCCGACCGTATTCAAAGAAAAAACGGAGCAAAAAACTGCCATCCCTAGAAGGAGCGACAAACGATAGGATGAAAACGCAAGGTGACGATCGGGAAATGGTCGCACAACAAACACCCAAAGATGAAAAAACGAGAAAAGGGGAACATTGGAGCCGGAAAACGCTCGACGGCTATTCTAATCAACAATCGGAGCAAACGCGAATCCCGAAAAACAGCTTCTTTGAAAACTCAATTGGATGATTCCGGTTGCAACGGTAACACGCGGTTTTTGATCGTTTCGAGTGCCCTGTAAGAGCTCATTTGGGGTATTGGACGATGAACTTGTGCTTCCACCACATCAAAACGTGGGGGTAGGCATCCTGCCTGCCAATCCGTAATTGTCGCAAATCGCAGGCTGGAAACCTAATGCCACGAATAGAACGAACCCCAACTTAAATGTGTTTGAAGCACTAGCCCGGATGCGGCGGGAGTAACGCGGTTGCGACGAGGAATCGGTCGCATCCGCAACATCGCAGCGTTTCGACATCCTCGGTATTGCGAATCCCGCCGCCAGCGGTGATGCAAAAATCGGGAAAAGCTTCCGAAATACGCCTGCAAATCTCACCCAGTGTCGGTCCGCCCGACGTGCCCACGCGATAGGTGTCGATGATCACGATTTGCCGGATGCCGATTCGCTGGGCCGCCGCGAGCCAATCGCTCTCTCGGGTGTCCGTGTCAACGGTTCTAAACCGCTCCGCATGATAGTCGAGACCCAGTGCGACTCGCTCTGGCCCGATGCGTTCGGCGAGTACTTCGAACGCCCGCAAATCTCGGACGCTCTCGCTGGCCAGAACGATCGTGCTCTTTGAGAACCGGTTGGCCAGTTGGATCGCATCACAAACTCGCGACACATCAAGTTGGTCCATCAAATCGATCCCCCTCAAGCCAGGATCCATTAGAATACTCTCCAAGTCTTCGAAAGGCGAAAGTGCTTCTTCCATCGCTTGAAACTGGACCGGTTTGCCGCCGAGCGAATCGAGATCGGCAATGTAAATCGAACGCAGGCCTAGTTGATGATAGTGTTCGACAAGGCGTTGGGGGGTACCTATTTCACGATCACCATCACGACTCGGCCAGCGGAGTGGTTGATAGTTAGCCCGGTCTCCTTTGATCGCATGGACACATTGGCTCGCCTTCAGATCCACGACGCCGGTCAAACGGGGCAGAGTCGACTCGGAAAAGGGGTTCATCATGACGGCATCACGGGTAGCGAAATTCTTCAATCGTTTCGTTGACCTAAGATGCGAAGCGAAACTCTTGGCGAGTTTCGCGACGATGGGAGATGGCAAAGAAACTAACGATGAGCGCTTTTGGCTGACAATCCAACTTGCTCAACGCCACTGCTGCGAACCGCGTGCAATACCTCGGCGACCTTTTGGAACGAGCTTGCTCCATCGCCTCGTACCGCCACTCGCAAACTTGGATAGTTTGCATGTTGTTCGCTCAACGTTTGCGTCAACTGATCGATCGTGACAACGGAATTGTCCAATGTAACCTCACCTTTGTTATCAACGACCACGATACGTTCATCGGGTGCACGAGTAATCGAACGCAGTTCTCCGACGGACGGAACGTTAACATTGATCCGACTTTCGGCTTCGCTGAACTTGCTGCCGACCATAAAGAAGATCACAAGCAGAAACACGACGTCAATCATCGGCGTCAAATTGATCGTTGCGTCCTCGGTTTTTTCACGACGGATCGACATTAGGCTGCTCGCTTCCTCTTGGCGTTCGTTTTCGGCGAGTTGTTGTTTTCAAGACCTTCAGCCGAAATGCAATCGATAACACGTTGGCACAGTTTGTCAATTTCGCCCAGGTAGCGATCCGATTTGCTGCTGAAGTACATGTAGGCCAAGTAAGCAGGAATGGCGACACTTAGCCCACCCGCCGTTGTCATCAAGGCAACGCTGATCCCCGACGCAAGCATTTCAGGGCGTCCGATGGAGGCTTGCGAACTGATCGTCTCGAATGCTTCGATCATCCCCAGGACGGTTCCCAGTAGCCCCATCAGAGGAGCGACATTGCTGATTGCATGGAACACTCGCACAAACCGTCTCAAGCCATCGGCAACTCGATCGCCCGCATCCATCACCGCTTGCTCGATTTCGAACATAGGGCGCCCCCAACGGCGGACGGCAGCTTGAAAGACCTCGGCAACGGGGCAATCAAATTCTTCGCATAACTCGGTTGCCTCTTCATAGCTCAATTGACCATCCTCGACACATTCGGTGAACCGGCGAACGAAAGGACGCGGGATCACTCGGCTGCGACGCAGGGCAATCATTCGCTCTAGCGACAAAGAGAAAACGATGAGCGAGCAAACCGCTAGCGGCAACATCAACCATCCCCCCTCGGCCGCTTTGGACACGACCGTTGGCCATTGCCAAGACGATTCCGATTCGGCGTCCTCGGTGGCCGCTTCGGCATTCGATTCTTGAGGTCCTTTTGCCGACGCTGTCATCGCTTCAACGGGAATCGTCGGAATACCGCTGTCGTAAGACGGCCGATTCTGCGGGTAACCGTCTGTCTGAGCGGAAATATTCTGATTGCGGCTGGGGAATTGAGCGGACGCGTTTTCCAGATGCATCATCAGCCAGATCGCTCCGATTGCCAGCACCACGGCGGGCATGACGCGAGACATCAAACCAGCGGTTTGTGGAGACAGCGACCCGTATCGTCGCGAGTTCGGTTGTTTTTTGGAAAATTTCGGTATTAAATCGCTCATCGTCGTAACGTTTTGTTTGAATCCGATGAAGTAGCATTCGATAAAGCGGCCAAGCGGCGGCTCGCCAATTCGGCATATTGGCTATCACGATGCCGAGCCATAAGTGTCGAATAGCAAACGGCGGCGTCCCGTGTCCTCCCCAATTGTTCAAAACATTTTCCTGCCTGAACCAAAGCGGCGGCGACCCAGACACCGTCGGGGTCCATTCCTGCAACCGATCGGTACGCTTCGATCGCATCGGTAAAGCGTTCTTGTAGATAAAACGTCTCGCCAATCATCCACTGAGCACGCCCCCGTAAGCTGGCGTCGACCGTGCTGCTACGGACAACCGCCTCGAGTTCCCCGCGGGCCTCATCGAACCGCAGTCGACGGACAGCCAGCTCGGCGGCCAACATCGAAACCAGACATCCGCGAAGTTGATCGTCACCCGCTGCCTGTTTGGCCGCATCGACGCGCCGCGATGCCACACCAACCTCGCCCAGCGAACTCTCCGTTTCAGCACACCGCAGCAACGTCGCAAAATCATCGACTTTTCGCATATCCACCAAGTGGACCCACCAAGCATGTGCGGCGGCTTTGTGTCCCGTTTGCATCAACGATTCGGCAAAAAGACGCTCCATCGCTACGGTGCGAGTCGGATCGTTTGTTTCAGGAGACGTTGAAGACGCTGCCATTGCTAGCATCGACCAATTCTGATTTCGTCCGGCCCAACGACAGGCCGCCTCGCGTGCCATCGGGCAAATGGCCCTCTTCGGACCGGAAACGGAATCGGCGGCGCTAGCTGGCTCGAATCGATCCTTCGTGTTACCCATTTCGGACGAAGACGTTAGCAAATAGATCACGAATTGCTCGGCATCGGATTTCGAAGCCAAGCGATCGAGCAGATCGGACGTCCATTGTCCCGTTTGGTCGATTTCCCCCAGCTTGGCTTTGCAGCGATCCCAACAGGTCGAATCGGAATGGGTCGCTGCGATTTGCAGAGCGAGGACAATCATTGGAGGGTCAAGGGCGTCGATTTGATCCGTTTTCGCTTGGCTAACAATCCAATTCTGCACCGACATCGGAATCTGGTCCGCTCTCCTTCCGACGTAGTTCGCTGTGATCTCTTTCGCCTCAATCAAGTCAGGCCACCGAGTTAGCAAGTCCGTAAGGATGCGGTTTTCTTGTTCGCTTTTATCTAAAGGAGCCGCCGCGAAATCGCCCTTTTCTGCATTTCCCTTATCTGTGTTCGCCTTATCTGTGTTTGCAGAGTACTGCTTCAAACAAGCTACCGCTGCGCGTAGAGCGCGCGGTGCATCGGGATGTTTCGGAAAAGCGTTCACGAAATCGGTCATTCGGTTTGCCGCTTCGATGGGTTGCTTGCCCAACATTGCCATCGCCCAAGCGTCGCCCAGCATTGCCAGTGACCGCTGTTGATCCGAAGCATGTTTGACCGCGAGCGGGTAGACAACGCTGGCGATCTCGGGCAAACCGCTTTGCAGAGAATCAGCACCAAGGGTCAAGCAGAGATCGACGGCGATTTTGCGTTGCAGTTCCGAGAATGCGTCGGCGCGCTCAAAGGCGCGCTCAAGTGAGACAGCGGCTATTGAACGTTCTTCGGTTTGAACGAACCATGTCGCTGCCATGAGCCGCATACTGATGACAGTCTCGGCAGCCAAATTCGCGGACGCAGGACGCGTCAGTGCATCGCAAGTTCGAGTGTAAAACTCACTCGCGCCAGCGGTTTCTCCGGACGCTTGCAGCGATCGAGCGAGTTGGACGAGCGACAGGGACAAATCGATCTCGGTCGGCTTTTGATCGTCCAGTCGCCGGGCTAACGCTATCGCTTTCTCGTGTTGCCCCGCCGCAATCGCTTGATTCAGCTGTTCAAAAGCGGTGGAAAACTCAGCGGATATTGGTGATTGCTCAGGATTTTGGGCGGATTGTGCAGAGGCGAAGGAACTGATCGAAGCGGCAATCAGCAGACAGAGTGTGGCGAGACAAGATCGCAGCCACCACCCGGTCGCATGCATGGGTCTTGCGTGCAATCGTTGGGCAAAACCGGTCAAATTCCGCCTCCTGCGTTGCATAGCCTGTTCCGTTTGGGGGTCTTCTTGTACGTCGCGGATAAACAGCCAACCAGATGGGTCAGCTCCACTGCAATCAATAAATAGCCCATTTTGTTGATTCGTTGCAATCCCGTCTCGAAATGCCCTACCTTGCCCAAATAACCTGAAAAAACGGCAAAAACAGAAACAGAGCTAGGCTTAGAGCAAGCTTTCATTTACTCTGTAGGAAGACATTTCCCGCACCCCACTTGTTCCCGAGCAAATAAACTCTTCGCATGCTAAAAGCACTCGAACTGGCCGGGTTCAAAAGTTTCGCTGACCGAACCCGCTTCGACTTCCCGGACGGCATTACAGTCGTTGTCGGCCCAAACGGCTCCGGCAAATCGAACATTGTCGACGCTATCAAATGGGTTCTCGGCTCGCAAAGTGCGAAAAGTTTGCGAGGCAAGGACATGTCGGATGTCATCTTCAAAGGCTCACAAACTCGCGGTCCCGCTTCGTCCGCCGAGGCGACGATCATTTTCGATAATGAAAACGGCTCGCTTCCGGTTGACGCTCCCGAGGTTCACGTCACCCGCCGAGTGTTTCGTAGTGGTGAGACCGAGTATCTGATCAATAACCAAGCGGTCCGGTTAAAGGACGTCAAAAGTCTGATCCAAGGGACGGGCATCGGTATCGATGCATACAGCTTGATTGAGCAGGGCAAAGTAGATCGGATGCTGCAGGCGAACGCCAAGGACCGTCGGGCGATTTTTGAAGAGGCTGCGGGGATTAGCCGCTTCAAGACGAAGAAGGTCGAAGCGGAGCGGCGACTCGCCCGTGTCCAAACCAACCTGACTCGCCTCGGCGATATCGTCGACGAGGTGGCGGGTCGACTAAGGAGTCTTCGCAGCCAGGCGAGCAAGGCGGAACGCTATCGGATCGCAACGGAGCGGTTAAAAGAACTTCGCACACAAATCGCTTGGACCGATTGGAGACTTCTTAGTGATGAACTCGATGCATCGGAGCTCGATCTAACCTCGGCGATTGCAAAACAACAGGAATTGGAATCACTTCGCGAGCAGATGACCGAGCAGCGGCAAGCGGCTGATATGAAGCTGCAGCAGATTGCGGACGAAGCTCGCATGATCGAAGAGCAGCGATCGCAAAGTCTGCAACGGATTGCCGAACTGAGTGGCCGCCGTGACGCCGACGAGTCGACGATCGCTGACCTGCGTTTGTCGGTCTCCAAATCACTCCGACGCGTCCGTTTGCTACAAACACAGGCAGGCTCGGCAGCCGCCGAACTTCGCAGTTCCAATGAGCGGCTGGCTCAATACGAGGCGGAACTAGCGCAGGTTCAACGTCGCAGTCGTGAATCGGAGGCCGAACGTGACAAGATTCAAGCCGAAGTCGACGAGGTTCGTCAGCGTCGCGACCAGGTCCAACAGAAGCATTTAGCCGCCGTCCGCCGCGTTGCCGATTTGGAGGCGAAACGTCAACGCTCCGAGCAGCAAATCGCCGAAGTCCTGCGTTTGCTAGCCGGTTTAGAGAGACGCCTCGATTCATCAAAATCGCTGCGACTCGAGGCCGAAAAGGAAGCGAAAATTGCGGAAGAGCGTGTTGCATCGTTAGAGGAGAAAATCGAACAAGCAGCCAAGGAGGCCGAATTAGCGGAAGCTAAACTTAGCGATAGCCGCCGCACGCTCGAACGCCGACGCGAAGAGGTCTCGGCATTGAAGGTGAGGCTGCAAGGGGTCAGCGAACGGTTGAGCATGCTACAGGATTTGCATCGCCGCCAAGAGGGTGTTTCAGGCGGGGTGCGAAGCATTCTCGAATCACTCCGCAATGAGAATCATCCCTTGGCCAAGTCGATGTTCGGTATCGTTGCCGAATGTTTCGAAGTCGATATGCATGTCGCTCCGCTGATTGATGCAGCCCTTGGATCGCGATCCCAATACTTGATCGTGGAAGGCGGCCAACTGCAAGAAGCGATTTTAAGCGGCAGCTTGTCGATCGAAAGCCGCGTCGGATTGATTCGCATCGACGAACTGCCTCGACGCCGACCGGGGGACCGCATACGGCTCGACGGCTTGAAGGGTGTCATCGGACGCGGCGACAGGATGATCAAATGCGAGGCTCGGTTCGAAGCGCTAACCCGACATCTGCTCAGCAGCACTTGGCTGGTCGATTCACTCGCTACCGCTCTCGGGCTGCGAAAACTGAGCGGCGCGGGATTGCGATTTGTGACCGCATCAGGCGAGTTGCTCGAAACCGACGGTACGATGGTTGTCGGACCGGCGAGTACTTCAACGGGATTGGTCAGTCGCCGTAGTCAAATCACGGCCGCTGAGCAAGAGATCAAGCACTATCAATTTCAATTGAATGAAACGGAGAAAGAGTCTCAAC
Proteins encoded in this region:
- a CDS encoding MotA/TolQ/ExbB proton channel family protein; its protein translation is MSDLIPKFSKKQPNSRRYGSLSPQTAGLMSRVMPAVVLAIGAIWLMMHLENASAQFPSRNQNISAQTDGYPQNRPSYDSGIPTIPVEAMTASAKGPQESNAEAATEDAESESSWQWPTVVSKAAEGGWLMLPLAVCSLIVFSLSLERMIALRRSRVIPRPFVRRFTECVEDGQLSYEEATELCEEFDCPVAEVFQAAVRRWGRPMFEIEQAVMDAGDRVADGLRRFVRVFHAISNVAPLMGLLGTVLGMIEAFETISSQASIGRPEMLASGISVALMTTAGGLSVAIPAYLAYMYFSSKSDRYLGEIDKLCQRVIDCISAEGLENNNSPKTNAKRKRAA
- a CDS encoding tetratricopeptide repeat protein; protein product: MHARPMHATGWWLRSCLATLCLLIAASISSFASAQSAQNPEQSPISAEFSTAFEQLNQAIAAGQHEKAIALARRLDDQKPTEIDLSLSLVQLARSLQASGETAGASEFYTRTCDALTRPASANLAAETVISMRLMAATWFVQTEERSIAAVSLERAFERADAFSELQRKIAVDLCLTLGADSLQSGLPEIASVVYPLAVKHASDQQRSLAMLGDAWAMAMLGKQPIEAANRMTDFVNAFPKHPDAPRALRAAVACLKQYSANTDKANTDKGNAEKGDFAAAPLDKSEQENRILTDLLTRWPDLIEAKEITANYVGRRADQIPMSVQNWIVSQAKTDQIDALDPPMIVLALQIAATHSDSTCWDRCKAKLGEIDQTGQWTSDLLDRLASKSDAEQFVIYLLTSSSEMGNTKDRFEPASAADSVSGPKRAICPMAREAACRWAGRNQNWSMLAMAASSTSPETNDPTRTVAMERLFAESLMQTGHKAAAHAWWVHLVDMRKVDDFATLLRCAETESSLGEVGVASRRVDAAKQAAGDDQLRGCLVSMLAAELAVRRLRFDEARGELEAVVRSSTVDASLRGRAQWMIGETFYLQERFTDAIEAYRSVAGMDPDGVWVAAALVQAGKCFEQLGRTRDAAVCYSTLMARHRDSQYAELASRRLAALSNATSSDSNKTLRR
- a CDS encoding HisA/HisF-related TIM barrel protein, producing MKNFATRDAVMMNPFSESTLPRLTGVVDLKASQCVHAIKGDRANYQPLRWPSRDGDREIGTPQRLVEHYHQLGLRSIYIADLDSLGGKPVQFQAMEEALSPFEDLESILMDPGLRGIDLMDQLDVSRVCDAIQLANRFSKSTIVLASESVRDLRAFEVLAERIGPERVALGLDYHAERFRTVDTDTRESDWLAAAQRIGIRQIVIIDTYRVGTSGGPTLGEICRRISEAFPDFCITAGGGIRNTEDVETLRCCGCDRFLVATALLPPHPG
- a CDS encoding ExbD/TolR family protein, with amino-acid sequence MSIRREKTEDATINLTPMIDVVFLLVIFFMVGSKFSEAESRINVNVPSVGELRSITRAPDERIVVVDNKGEVTLDNSVVTIDQLTQTLSEQHANYPSLRVAVRGDGASSFQKVAEVLHAVRSSGVEQVGLSAKSAHR
- a CDS encoding outer membrane protein assembly factor BamB family protein — its product is MNTVGAIDFLTVHQASRLGLVEAWQRQITLPAGASSIVDQKLYVHNNLVREYIEVVRADDEENVLLRIPTDRVDSSGNEIGKEEAERLARNEVRRFKRRGIEAKIASSQVPIIRLYTLADDGTVESRDAETGEVVWMVRVGERRYKYLGMGVGDKYATVINGGNVIELDAANGETIASVPVANMPIYGALQVGDYSIFATIQNGIEAYSLSEPDRVPFRETVIGQALAIPTRAPQSNKLAWTTDREYFYCMEASGNPSLLFRLKTDGIVSGRVAAASGDRFYFGSEAGQIYGVRGTRSGEVMWSKPYGEPFYETPIIAGKQVLIHSAFGNLLSLDMETGDSKWEHPATSVDKLIGMINGKVFASSLTGSLVVIDLETGQRIATMAGLQPSRILINTMTNRLYLIGRSGYVQCLHAEGAVMPTFQEAYQTKSEEQEEAQKEDEKKPEQNTPGLDAPGFGTPADPFGGGGADPFGNPDDGGAAADPFGGGGADPFGGGGADPFGADPFGN
- the smc gene encoding chromosome segregation protein SMC translates to MLKALELAGFKSFADRTRFDFPDGITVVVGPNGSGKSNIVDAIKWVLGSQSAKSLRGKDMSDVIFKGSQTRGPASSAEATIIFDNENGSLPVDAPEVHVTRRVFRSGETEYLINNQAVRLKDVKSLIQGTGIGIDAYSLIEQGKVDRMLQANAKDRRAIFEEAAGISRFKTKKVEAERRLARVQTNLTRLGDIVDEVAGRLRSLRSQASKAERYRIATERLKELRTQIAWTDWRLLSDELDASELDLTSAIAKQQELESLREQMTEQRQAADMKLQQIADEARMIEEQRSQSLQRIAELSGRRDADESTIADLRLSVSKSLRRVRLLQTQAGSAAAELRSSNERLAQYEAELAQVQRRSRESEAERDKIQAEVDEVRQRRDQVQQKHLAAVRRVADLEAKRQRSEQQIAEVLRLLAGLERRLDSSKSLRLEAEKEAKIAEERVASLEEKIEQAAKEAELAEAKLSDSRRTLERRREEVSALKVRLQGVSERLSMLQDLHRRQEGVSGGVRSILESLRNENHPLAKSMFGIVAECFEVDMHVAPLIDAALGSRSQYLIVEGGQLQEAILSGSLSIESRVGLIRIDELPRRRPGDRIRLDGLKGVIGRGDRMIKCEARFEALTRHLLSSTWLVDSLATALGLRKLSGAGLRFVTASGELLETDGTMVVGPASTSTGLVSRRSQITAAEQEIKHYQFQLNETEKESQRLASLVDDQAAELGRIEQRHRGMITDRAAAKAELRHAQERRKTIQESYEEIDAEIVETRRARSTSESDFTALGTRIAEGRHDIETLELEAAEVDEMLSGAQSALQSATSGVMAISVDVARAEQKFEALSAALLQQRRDQGQREAAVAEVRTQAEQGRTRINELTLRTLEATSRLASLQWESDRGARELTRLATAAAKVRSENREIVKASEAAIKQTSRASEAVHAITAKRDNAKLRRETLADRLLEDYQIDLRGSEPPEDLEEPEDRQAIEKEITDLRSQLQKTTSVNMEALDELEGLQTRYDELHGQYQDLTAAKDSLQRIIGRINADSRRLFLDTLEAIRQNFQKLYRKSFGGGTADLVLEENEDPLEAGVEIVATPPGKPSFNNSLLSGGEKALTAVALLMSIFQYRPSPFCVLDEVDAPFDEANIGRFVTVLSEFLDHSKFVVVTHSKKTMTAATTLYGVTMQESGVSKQVSIRFEDVSEDGEISEGEAA